One Actinomycetota bacterium DNA segment encodes these proteins:
- a CDS encoding glycosyltransferase family 2 protein — protein MPIDAVVPARNEETTVAAVVAACLGCEHVREVIVVDDSSDDATGEVAAAAGAKVVTRVGDGSKAHAMEAGVEATDADAILFVDADCLGLTARHLDAICEPFVAGRAVMSLGWFDYGLWNPLVLRLAPTTGERVIPRWVFEAVPPFKREGYTIEIMINEVIAEGRLPTTARIMKGVTHRTKRDKYGRIAGVRETWRMFWLLVGLPLRGVVRLRTYWYYLRGLTIER, from the coding sequence GTGCCCATCGACGCCGTCGTCCCCGCCCGCAACGAGGAGACGACGGTGGCCGCGGTCGTTGCGGCGTGCCTGGGCTGCGAGCACGTCCGCGAGGTCATCGTCGTCGACGATTCCTCCGACGACGCCACCGGTGAGGTGGCTGCGGCCGCGGGAGCGAAGGTCGTGACACGCGTGGGCGACGGCTCCAAGGCCCACGCCATGGAGGCGGGGGTCGAGGCCACCGACGCCGACGCCATCCTCTTCGTCGACGCCGACTGCCTCGGCCTCACCGCCCGCCACCTCGACGCCATCTGCGAGCCGTTCGTCGCCGGCCGGGCGGTGATGTCGCTCGGTTGGTTCGACTACGGCTTGTGGAACCCGCTCGTGCTGCGACTCGCGCCCACCACCGGCGAGCGGGTCATCCCCCGCTGGGTGTTCGAGGCCGTCCCACCCTTCAAGCGCGAGGGCTACACCATCGAGATCATGATCAACGAGGTGATCGCCGAAGGCCGCCTGCCGACGACGGCCCGCATCATGAAGGGCGTCACCCACCGCACCAAGCGCGACAAGTACGGCCGCATCGCCGGTGTGCGCGAGACCTGGCGCATGTTCTGGTTGCTCGTCGGGCTCCCGCTGCGCGGCGTCGTCCGCCTCCGCACCTACTGGTACTACCTGCGCGGCCTCACGATCGAGCGCTGA